A part of Desulfobacter sp. genomic DNA contains:
- a CDS encoding DUF115 domain-containing protein, whose amino-acid sequence MQSPATNIYESNLALLEKHHNPLFKRITQNPPEPLGEIFYAPNGKPNLRVMTEKGVQVTLHNEIDPEAESKEFAQNLPGDFKGFAAILGMGLGYGALRILKERPLLQRLAFFELEPGIFVQALRHVDLTSILDDPRLILGIGPTPEIPVVLETSSRTIQLESSSVLHHKPSFTLHPDSYKQLEEDLFSYINSLNIGGATIRSLGRDFFDNRFKNIATIHHHLMLEGLQSKFEGIPAILVAGGPSLNRNIQQLKQMEENAVIIAVDTVLPALIDEGVSPHFTTCIDPLDLTYEKFADIAPKAKDTALICASWVTAKTPKIFPAAQVFWTFSGKPIEAWLNTTIGGKIFTGGASTVAHLNLIAAHILGCDPIIFIGQDLAYSDADSASHAKGTILQGADPTARIKNPIKGETVIGINGETLRTDRAFLSMKKYFETAIAASDRTHINATAWGANIEGTQILNLEDAIGMHCSKKVYPDRILQDHCSAAPPMNADGLTQVFDRMLAKTRKLQKLIKKSDAATAALLKEIQKLKKQKAKISSFSMLSTAQNKKIQIIDKCHQELDDTTDVWAILEEITMEGLKESERRKQAISILEKDSDTFHDWLIKSLNQRLLINQTRKQTLAIFANNLNMVITFLQKERKYLKQDELKLAGLYMKHGNYHMAKPLLKKLQKKMPDSPEINVHLGCIAMQFNLYEEANRYFQRAVRANPKLARTVNAHLKAFGDEFLDYATYFKTEPGRELSVKYMVQKGLKYTPDHDGLKKELEAILASDLDAICEEQDKGNFESQAALTEEWHNYVTDQNKVFTTFPPAIIGRLHLCFGKLKCHQKNYLDAVDAFDRAIEYQPDNRDNYSAKIEALFMAGEFGRGIDALNSAVKKDSTLASYWETIGDSLQDGGQYDDAILAYEKCFIHLPDNMNLLKKIGDCYMETNQLEAAKAAYTRLKEHLQSSGEA is encoded by the coding sequence ATGCAGTCACCTGCCACGAATATTTATGAATCCAACCTTGCACTTTTAGAAAAACATCACAACCCGTTATTCAAAAGGATCACCCAGAATCCCCCCGAGCCTTTAGGAGAGATATTTTATGCGCCAAACGGCAAGCCCAATCTCCGGGTGATGACCGAAAAAGGCGTTCAGGTGACATTACACAATGAAATCGATCCTGAGGCTGAAAGCAAAGAGTTTGCGCAAAACCTTCCTGGGGACTTTAAGGGGTTTGCAGCCATTCTCGGAATGGGCCTTGGGTACGGTGCTCTGAGAATCCTCAAAGAACGGCCCCTCCTCCAGCGGCTGGCCTTCTTTGAACTGGAACCGGGCATCTTCGTCCAAGCCCTCAGACATGTTGATCTCACATCTATCTTGGATGATCCAAGGCTTATCCTTGGCATAGGGCCAACCCCTGAAATACCCGTCGTATTAGAAACCAGTTCAAGAACCATTCAACTTGAAAGCTCGAGTGTACTGCATCACAAGCCATCTTTCACCCTGCATCCGGATAGCTACAAACAGCTTGAAGAAGACCTGTTCAGCTATATTAACAGCCTGAATATCGGCGGCGCAACCATCAGGTCCCTGGGAAGGGATTTTTTCGACAACCGCTTTAAGAACATTGCCACCATCCACCATCATTTGATGCTGGAAGGCCTTCAATCCAAATTCGAGGGTATCCCCGCCATACTGGTTGCCGGCGGCCCTTCCTTGAACCGGAATATCCAGCAGCTCAAGCAGATGGAGGAGAATGCGGTAATTATCGCCGTGGATACGGTGTTGCCGGCGCTGATAGACGAGGGTGTTTCCCCCCATTTCACCACATGTATCGACCCCCTGGATTTGACCTATGAAAAGTTTGCCGATATCGCCCCGAAGGCAAAGGATACCGCTTTAATCTGCGCATCCTGGGTGACAGCCAAAACACCAAAAATATTCCCGGCGGCCCAGGTATTCTGGACATTTTCAGGAAAACCCATAGAGGCCTGGCTCAACACTACTATCGGGGGTAAAATTTTCACCGGGGGTGCCAGTACCGTCGCCCATTTAAACCTGATTGCAGCCCATATCCTTGGATGCGACCCCATCATATTTATCGGGCAGGACCTTGCATATTCGGATGCAGATTCAGCTTCCCACGCCAAAGGAACAATTCTACAGGGAGCGGATCCCACCGCCAGGATAAAAAATCCAATAAAAGGGGAGACTGTTATCGGTATCAACGGTGAAACGCTACGGACAGACCGGGCCTTCCTGAGCATGAAAAAATATTTTGAGACCGCCATTGCCGCATCTGACAGGACCCATATCAATGCCACAGCATGGGGGGCAAATATCGAAGGCACGCAAATTCTCAACCTTGAGGACGCCATCGGCATGCATTGCAGCAAAAAAGTGTACCCGGACCGGATTCTTCAAGACCACTGCTCTGCAGCCCCGCCCATGAACGCCGATGGCCTGACCCAGGTGTTCGACAGGATGCTGGCCAAAACCCGGAAACTGCAAAAACTGATCAAAAAATCCGATGCAGCAACCGCCGCCCTGCTAAAAGAGATTCAAAAACTAAAAAAACAAAAAGCAAAAATAAGCTCCTTTAGCATGCTCTCCACGGCCCAGAACAAAAAAATCCAAATAATAGATAAATGCCACCAGGAACTGGACGACACAACAGATGTATGGGCAATTCTTGAGGAAATAACCATGGAAGGACTCAAGGAAAGTGAACGCCGCAAACAGGCGATATCCATACTTGAAAAAGACTCAGATACATTCCATGATTGGTTGATAAAAAGCTTGAACCAGCGTCTTTTAATCAACCAGACCCGTAAACAGACCCTGGCCATATTTGCGAACAACCTGAATATGGTTATCACGTTCCTCCAAAAAGAACGCAAATATCTAAAACAAGATGAACTAAAGCTTGCCGGCCTGTATATGAAACACGGAAACTATCATATGGCCAAGCCGCTATTGAAAAAATTACAAAAGAAAATGCCGGACTCACCGGAAATCAACGTCCATCTCGGCTGTATTGCAATGCAGTTTAACCTGTACGAGGAGGCGAACCGGTATTTCCAAAGGGCTGTCAGGGCCAACCCCAAACTTGCCCGAACCGTCAACGCCCACCTGAAGGCATTCGGCGATGAGTTTTTAGACTATGCCACATACTTTAAAACAGAACCCGGGCGGGAATTAAGCGTAAAGTACATGGTACAAAAAGGCCTTAAATACACCCCTGACCATGACGGGCTGAAAAAAGAACTGGAAGCCATCCTGGCAAGTGACCTGGACGCCATCTGCGAGGAGCAGGACAAAGGCAATTTTGAATCACAGGCCGCCCTTACAGAAGAGTGGCATAATTATGTGACAGACCAGAATAAGGTTTTCACCACCTTCCCTCCCGCCATAATAGGAAGGCTCCACCTTTGCTTTGGCAAACTAAAGTGCCACCAAAAAAACTACCTGGATGCCGTGGATGCCTTTGACCGGGCCATTGAATATCAGCCGGATAACAGGGACAATTATTCGGCTAAAATAGAGGCCTTATTTATGGCCGGAGAATTCGGCCGCGGTATTGACGCTTTGAATTCAGCAGTTAAAAAGGATAGCACCCTTGCTTCCTATTGGGAAACCATAGGAGACAGTTTGCAGGACGGCGGCCAGTATGATGATGCCATTCTGGCTTATGAAAAATGTTTCATCCACCTGCCGGACAATATGAATCTGCTCAAAAAAATTGGGGACTGTTACATGGAGACCAATCAGCTTGAAGCGGCAAAAGCTGCATACACGAGGTTAAAAGAACATCTGCAGTCTTCAGGGGAGGCCTGA
- a CDS encoding acylneuraminate cytidylyltransferase family protein, whose protein sequence is MFDQMKILGVIAARGGSKGVPRKNVRRAGGKPLIAWMIEAAGRSRLMDRLILSSDDSEIIRVAGQYGCEAPFVRPAHLARDESSVSDVIVHAMESVPGYDFVMLLQPTSPLTRAEDIDGCIESCINSSSDAMVSVTQVDKSPYWMFHMDGTAMLKPVLGERYLNKRRQDLPVSYLPSGAIYMARSSWFMANRSFYSDTTRGYVVPAERSLDIDTESDLRYFDWITKANRQK, encoded by the coding sequence ATGTTTGATCAGATGAAAATACTAGGGGTGATAGCCGCCCGGGGAGGCTCTAAGGGGGTGCCGCGCAAAAATGTCAGGCGGGCTGGCGGAAAACCGCTGATCGCGTGGATGATAGAGGCCGCAGGGCGGTCCAGACTCATGGACCGTTTAATCCTTTCCTCTGATGACTCTGAGATTATCCGGGTTGCCGGGCAATACGGATGTGAGGCGCCTTTTGTGAGGCCGGCGCATTTGGCCCGGGACGAGAGTTCTGTTTCCGATGTGATTGTCCACGCCATGGAATCCGTTCCAGGGTATGATTTTGTAATGCTGCTCCAGCCGACATCTCCCTTAACCCGGGCAGAGGACATCGACGGGTGTATCGAATCGTGCATCAATTCATCTTCAGATGCAATGGTTTCTGTGACCCAGGTGGATAAGAGCCCCTACTGGATGTTCCATATGGACGGAACCGCCATGTTAAAGCCTGTTCTCGGAGAAAGGTATTTAAATAAACGAAGGCAGGATTTACCCGTGTCTTACCTCCCCAGCGGTGCCATATATATGGCCCGCTCAAGCTGGTTTATGGCAAACAGGTCATTTTATTCCGACACCACAAGGGGGTATGTCGTCCCTGCAGAGCGCTCCCTGGATATCGATACAGAGTCTGATCTTAGATATTTTGACTGGATAACAAAAGCCAACCGTCAAAAATGA
- a CDS encoding CBS domain-containing protein — MKDWKKTSVSPDTSIKETMAVIDKSSLQIALVVDAEDKLLGTVTDGDIRRGILKGISIEEPVKRIYYVSPLTASVDEDAKTMKRIMKEQSITQLPMVDHQGRVVRLIVLKDILAGKKRENPVVLMAGGLGTRLRPLTESCPKPLLKVGGTPVLETILEGFIDKGFGNFYISVNYKAEMIEDYFGDGSKWGVNIEYLKENKRLGTAGSIKLMPEKPDAPFIVMNGDLLTKVDFEKLLDFHINNNKLGSAMATMCVREYNMQIPYGVIHQEGNRLVRLDEKPVQRFFVNGGIYVFEPDIVDLIPGNEYFDMTHLFDKMMGKDLKTVIFQIREYWMDIGHKRDFETAEGEYGEIFWG, encoded by the coding sequence ATGAAAGATTGGAAAAAAACCTCTGTTTCACCCGATACCAGCATTAAAGAGACGATGGCTGTTATTGATAAAAGCAGCCTTCAGATTGCCCTTGTTGTGGATGCTGAAGATAAACTCCTTGGCACCGTAACAGACGGGGATATCCGAAGGGGGATATTAAAGGGCATCAGCATAGAAGAACCTGTGAAGCGCATTTATTATGTTTCCCCCCTCACCGCTTCTGTGGATGAGGATGCAAAGACCATGAAACGGATCATGAAGGAGCAGTCCATCACCCAATTGCCCATGGTGGACCACCAAGGCCGTGTGGTCCGCCTGATTGTGCTTAAGGATATCCTGGCTGGAAAAAAAAGGGAAAATCCGGTGGTATTGATGGCCGGGGGGTTGGGCACCCGGCTGCGCCCCTTGACCGAATCCTGTCCCAAGCCCCTGTTGAAAGTCGGTGGAACCCCTGTGCTTGAAACCATTCTTGAGGGGTTTATCGACAAAGGGTTTGGGAATTTTTATATATCTGTCAATTACAAGGCCGAGATGATCGAAGATTATTTTGGCGACGGTTCGAAGTGGGGAGTGAATATTGAATACCTCAAAGAAAATAAACGCCTGGGCACGGCCGGAAGTATAAAATTGATGCCGGAAAAACCGGATGCCCCTTTTATTGTAATGAATGGAGACCTGCTGACAAAGGTGGATTTTGAAAAACTTCTGGATTTTCATATCAATAACAACAAACTGGGCAGCGCAATGGCCACCATGTGTGTGAGGGAATACAATATGCAGATTCCTTACGGGGTCATCCACCAGGAGGGTAACCGACTGGTGCGGCTTGATGAAAAACCGGTGCAACGGTTTTTTGTCAACGGCGGTATCTATGTGTTTGAGCCGGACATCGTTGATCTAATACCAGGAAACGAGTACTTTGATATGACCCATCTATTTGACAAGATGATGGGAAAGGATTTGAAAACCGTTATTTTTCAGATCAGGGAATACTGGATGGATATCGGTCATAAACGAGATTTTGAAACGGCAGAGGGCGAATACGGAGAAATATTCTGGGGATGA